The DNA window ATTCCCACTTGTCCGGCATCGCGATGATGTCGCGGTTAAACAGGTGAGGCCAGTCACCGTTTCTCTGCCGTTTCCGTTCCGGGGACACCGGCGGCATGTTTGGGTCGCCCTTCAGCCACTCGTACACGCCGTAGTGGTAAAACTGTTTGGACCACATCAATCCCGCGTAGGCCTGCCGCATCGTCTGGCGAGCGCCGTTGTCCAGGCCTTCCGGAGTCTTGCTTTCATAGAACGCGTCCGCTTCGGCAATCCGCTGCTTCATTTCGAAGTCGAACGGCTTGCCAAAGGTTTGCGCCGGAGGTTCGTCCTCCGCCCACAGCCGCAGGCAGATAACGACCTGCTGACCGGCGTTCAATTGCAGGGAATAGTGAGCGGCAGCCTTGGTGCCCGTTTGTTTGGGATTGACGGCCTGTTTCTGCCCCTGAACGACATATCGATGAAACGCATCTTTGGAATACCTGCCGGTCAGCGAACGGTCCGCCAGGAACTGCGGGACGGATTCGTTCTCCGTGAACAGCATCACCGGCTTGTCACCGCCTTCCGGGGGCGCCGCGGCAAACAGAAATTTTCCCAGAGTCGCGTGTTCGGCAAGCAGTGTATCGTCGCTGTTCAGCCGGATTCCGGGCTTCGGCCAGCAGCCTTCATGCTGGCAGCCCCAGGTCCACGTGTTACGAAACCATAGCGTCGGCAGTACATGCAGGGGGGCCGCTTTCGACCCGCGATTGGAAATCGTCAGCCGGATCAGAATGTTGTTCGGCGACTCCTTGGCATACTCCACCTGAACATCAAAATAGCTGTGATTATCGAAGATTCCGGTATCGGACAGTTCATATTCCGATTGGTGATGTCCGCGCTTGCCGCTTTCCGCGACCAGTCCGGTATAGGGAAACTCCTGCTGCGGGTATTTGTACAAAGCCTTCATGTAGGAGTGTGTCGGCGTGGAATCCAGATAGTAGTAGCATTCCTTTACATCCTCACCGTGGTTGCCTTCGTGACCGTTGACGCCAAACAGGCGTTCCTTCAGGATCGGATCTTGTCCGTTCCACAGAGCGAGTGCGAAGCACAGACGGCACTGGCGGTCGGCAATTCCCAGCAGGCCGTCTTCGCCCCAGCGATAGGCCCGTGCCCGCGAATGGTCGTGCGGAAACGCTTCCCACGGCCGGCTGTCGTGCGAATAGTCTTCGCGGACCGTGCCCCACTGCCGTTCGGACAGGTACGGTCCCCAGCGCTTCCAGTTGGCGTCGGGCTCCCGACGCGCTTCGCGTTCCAGCCGAAGTCGCTCGGCGTTGGTCTGTTTCTCAGAGGCCATAGATACCTGCCTGAACACGTTTCCGAAGAATGACCGACGCGACACGGAAGGCCGCAGAAAAAACGGGCGGCGGCGCCGACGAAATCGTCATTAGTCCGAACCGGGCTGCCACAGGACATCCAGACTGCCGCAATCATTGGCGATTCGTGCCAGCACAAACAGCACATCCGACAGCCGATTCAGGAACACGGCGATCCGCGGATTAACTGTCTTGTCCGACGGCAACTGCAGCACATCGCGTTCCGCGCGGCGACAGACAGCCCGAGCGACGTGCAGGGCCGCCGCCGACGGGGTACCGCCCGGTAACACGAAACTGGTCAGCGGCGACAGTTGATCGTTCGCCCGATCAAGCTCAGCGTCCAGCCACGCAATATGATGTTCGCCGATGCGGGGAACGCGGTCTTCCCGTGTCGAATCCGTCGGCAGCGGGCAACTGAGGTCCGCACCAAGATCAAACAGCCGCTGTTGGATCCTTTCCAGCAGACGGCGCTGTTCATCGTCCTGTGTGACGCACATCGCGGCCCCGATCAGACTGTTCAGCTCGTCTACGGTACCGCCCGCTGCGATTCGGGGATCCCGTTTAGACACGCGGGAACCGTCGCCCAGCGATGTTTCGCCTGCGTCTCCCGAGCGGGTAGAGATGCGATCGAGTCGGACCATAAGTATGCTGTTGTTTGACAGAAGTCTTTCAGGAACACGAGTAACAGCATGGCAGTTTATCTGATCGGCACGCTGGATACGAAGGGACGCGAAATCGCGTTCGTCCGGCGGCAACTGCAGACCCGCGGCATCGACGTCGTGGTTGTTGACGTCGGCTGCCTGGGCAATTCCGAAGTCGCGGCGGACGTCACCAGGGAAGCCGTGTTCGCTGCGGCGGGCACAAGCCTGGCTGCGGTTCGAGAAGCCGGCGACCGAGGCACCGCTGTGACTGCCGCGGCACAGGGAATCGTCAAAGTCATTGGCAGCGCGTTCGACGAAGGCCGCCTGCAGGGAATCCTGGCCCTGGGCGGTTCCGCCGGAACGACAATCGGCACAGCCGCAATGCGCATGCTGCCGCTGGGAATCCCCAAGGTGATGGTCAGCACGATGGCGTCCGGCCAGACTCGGCCCTACGTCGGCGGACGTGACATCTTCATGCTGAATTCCGTCGTGGATGTCGCCGGCATCAATCGTATCAGCCGCACCGTGCTGACGCAGGCAGCGGCCGCGATGGCCGGCATGCTGAACACCATCAATACCGACGAACGCGACACGCAGGACCGCCCGCTGATCGCCGCTACGATGTTCGGAGTCACCACGCCCTGCGTCCTGCATGCTCAGTCGATTCTGGAAACAGCCGGCTACGAAGTGCTGGTGTTTCACGCCACGGGCAACGGCGGCGAAGCAATGGAAGGACTCATCCGAGACGGCCTGATCGCCGGAGTCCTCGACATCACGACCACGGAACTTGCCGACGAACTTGTCGGCGGAGTGCTCAGCGCCGGCCCCGATCGCCTGACGGCCGCGGCAAGTTGCCGGAGTGCCGCAGGTGATTTCCGTCGGAGCCCTGGACATGGTGAACTTCGGACCGCAGGCGACAGTTCCCGAACGCTTTCGCAATCGGAAGTTTCACGTCCACAACCCTACAGTCACGCTGATGAGGACCACTCCGGAAGAATGCCGGAAACTCGGTGAGGAAATCGGGAGCAAGGCGGCGGCCTCAACCGGACCGGTGGCGATTCTGTTTCCGTCAAAGGGAATCTCCGCGATCGACGCCGACGGCCAGCCGTTCGAAGACATCGCCGCCCGCGAGGCGCTGAGGGACGGACTCCTGTCGTCTTGCGGCCCGGTTGCAGTCGACGTGCGCCCCGAACACATCAACGACCCGTCCTTCGCCGAAGCCGCCGCTCGAAAGCTGCTGGAACTGATCTCGCTGCACAGACGGTGATCAAGAGGCGGCGTTTCCGGAGCCCTGCTCAACTCTCGTCGAACACGAACGCCAGCGCTCCTCGTGGTGGGACTTTGCGAATGTGCAATAAGCCGTCATCCGCCGTTCACCGGGCTTTGGTTCGTGGCAGAATGTAGCGTCTGGCTAACTTCGCCGGCGTTTCCATGATCGTGGGACTCGACGAGATCGTGTTGCAGTGCCGCAAGTAACGCGGGCTGGAGTCCTTCGACTTGAAAAATGTCAGGTGCCACAAGCGTCACACGTATTGGTCTCAGACGCCGCTGAAAACGTAGCGGCAGAAACGGCTCCAGCGCGTTCCACAGCAAAATCACCGTCACGGACATTTCAAATAACAACCGCGACCCGACTTTGAACCAATTCGGAAGGCTATCCACGGCCAGCGACGCGGCGAACAAAGGCGCAGCTACAAATACGAAAATGGAACTCAGCAGTCCCGACCACACGAAGTCGCGATCATGCCACGGACTCTGAGCCTCGCCTTTCTTCGACTCGCCAACTTTCAGGACGAATGAGACTCCTGAAATGTACGCCAGTGCAACCATGAATTCCGTGTCCACCGGTACGAGGAAGAACCATGCAGTCATGAAGATTGGCCACTTGAAGTCATTCATGAGCACGGGGCCGCAAAGTAGAGCGAACCAGACATAACTCACAGACCACGCAAGATCGGCGACCAGCGTAATGCGAGGCGACTTGGCACGAACGCGCATCGGCACGTAGGGTGTCCTGACATCAGTTTCTCCCGTAACCCAACAGCGGTGGCGGAAGTCGGGATTCGGGCCACAGTACAACAAGTGTCCGACAACGGCATATGGACGCAATTCCGAGAGGCGCGGGATCTGCGGCTCTTCTTCAGCCGTCGGTGGTTGATACGGATTGGCTGCGTTCGATGTGATGGTGACAACTCCGGGATACAACCACGACTCAACATCGTTTCGCGGAAACTGAGCCGGAGAAGCCGATTGACGTGACGCGGAACCGGATTCACGCGACCTGCGACGACGATTGCGAACTGACGTCGCGCAGCTCGCCAAGCGCGTGTCGATGCAGAGTTCGCGTGACTGTTTCGGTCAGCTCATGATCTTCCAGATCGGCTGAGCACCTTCGACACCGACCAGTTTGTTGTCCAGGCCGCCGAAGAAATAGGACAGCTTGTTCGGATCCAGTCCCATCAGGTGCAGTGCCGTGGCGTGCAGGTGTTTTACGTGAAAGACATCGTCGACGGCGCGGCTTCCCAGTTCGTCCGTGGTACCAACGCTGGTGCCGCCTTTGATACCACCGCCGGCCATCCACATTGTGAACCCGTAGCTGTTGTGGTCGCGGCCGCTGCCTTTGGCGTATTCCGCCGTCGGCTGACGACCAAACTCGCCGCCCCAGACAATCAGTGTGTCCTGTAGCATGTCTCGCTGTTTCAGGTCGTTGATCAGTCCGGTGATTGGCAGATCCGTTTCGCCGGCGTGCAGGTTGTGGTTGCTTTCCATATCTGTGTGAGCGTCCCAGTTGTC is part of the Planctomycetaceae bacterium genome and encodes:
- a CDS encoding cob(I)yrinic acid a,c-diamide adenosyltransferase, producing the protein MVRLDRISTRSGDAGETSLGDGSRVSKRDPRIAAGGTVDELNSLIGAAMCVTQDDEQRRLLERIQQRLFDLGADLSCPLPTDSTREDRVPRIGEHHIAWLDAELDRANDQLSPLTSFVLPGGTPSAAALHVARAVCRRAERDVLQLPSDKTVNPRIAVFLNRLSDVLFVLARIANDCGSLDVLWQPGSD
- a CDS encoding Tm-1-like ATP-binding domain-containing protein → MAVYLIGTLDTKGREIAFVRRQLQTRGIDVVVVDVGCLGNSEVAADVTREAVFAAAGTSLAAVREAGDRGTAVTAAAQGIVKVIGSAFDEGRLQGILALGGSAGTTIGTAAMRMLPLGIPKVMVSTMASGQTRPYVGGRDIFMLNSVVDVAGINRISRTVLTQAAAAMAGMLNTINTDERDTQDRPLIAATMFGVTTPCVLHAQSILETAGYEVLVFHATGNGGEAMEGLIRDGLIAGVLDITTTELADELVGGVLSAGPDRLTAAASCRSAAGDFRRSPGHGELRTAGDSSRTLSQSEVSRPQPYSHADEDHSGRMPETR
- a CDS encoding Tm-1-like ATP-binding domain-containing protein, translating into MNFGPQATVPERFRNRKFHVHNPTVTLMRTTPEECRKLGEEIGSKAAASTGPVAILFPSKGISAIDADGQPFEDIAAREALRDGLLSSCGPVAVDVRPEHINDPSFAEAAARKLLELISLHRR